The DNA sequence CCAGCGCCCCGCATCCAGGTCGCCGCGGTGGAAGGCCAGCGCCTCGACCAACACTTCGGGCCGGAGCACCGTCCACCGGAGGAAGTGCACGCCCACCAAGGTGGCCACCAGCGCGAACGTCGCCGGCGGCACCAGCGGTGCGCGCTCCATGGGACGCTCGGTGGGACGCTCCGCCACGCGCATCGCCTCAGCGCAGCCCGGACGGCGGCGCGATGCGCATCGCCAACCGCGTGTCGGCATGCACGGCCATCGCCTGCTCGAGCAACGACGCCCAGCGGCGATCCAACACCGCCGCGTTCTCGCCGACCGGCGGATGGATCACGATCTGCGTCGCCGCGCTGGCGGCATGCGCCTCCTCGACGAGCCGCAGCAGCATCGAGTCCGAGGTGTCCTCGCGCGGGATGAGCACGAGGGCATGCGCCACGCCGCCGGTGGCGGCGACCTTCAGCGTCTCGATCGCGCGATCCAACGCCGCTTCACCGCCGCCGAACTCCACGGTCACCTGCACCAAGGCGAGTTGCCCCAGCAGCGCCGGCAGTTCGGTCGGTCGCATGCCATCCGTGTCGAGCATCACCGGCACCGTCGGCTTGGCGCCGTCCAGTGCCGCCTTGAGGAACGCCACGCTGCCCAGCGGGTCGCGCCCGCTGATCGCCACCGAGTGGAACGCGGAGCGCTGCAGTTGCCGCTGCAGCTCGCGGATCAGCGCCGGCGCGAGATACATCGTCGCCGTCTCCGCCTCGCCGGCGAAGCGCACGAACAGCTGGCGGCGGCCGGCCCACGGCCCGAACGCCTGCACGCCCGCCGGGATTCCGGCGAGTGCGGCGGCCATCGGCATTCCTGCAGTCATGCCCTCTCCTCCTTACCCGCGCACGGCTTCGAGCGCGATGCGTTCACACAGTTCGGGAAACCCGATCCCCGCCGCCTGTGCGGCCTGTGGGACCAAGCTCGTGCCCGTCATCCCCGGCAACGTGTTCGCCTCGAGGCAGAACAGGCGGCCACTCGGGTCATAGCGAAAATCCACGCGCGCGCAGCCCCGAAGCTTCAACGCAGCGTAGGCCTGGAGCGCCAACCGCTGCACCTCGTCGCGAACCGCATCGGGAATCGGCGCCGGAAACAGCTCCTCCGCCATCCCCGGCGTGTACTTGCACTCGTAGTCGTAAATGTCGTGCTTGGGGATGATTTCGCCAACTGGCAGGGCCGTCCCCCCCAGCACCCCCACGGTCAGCTCCCGGCCCGGCACGAAGGCTTCCAGCATGACTTCATCGTCGTGCTCGAAGGCCAGCGCGATCGCCGCCGGCAGGGCCGACGGGTCCTCGATGATCGACAGACCCACCGTCGAGCCCTGCTTCGACGGCTTCACCACCACCTTCGGCCCCAGCGCGGCGAACGTCTCGGCGGCGTATGCAGGTTCCCGCCAGCGGACCTGCGTCGCCGCATCGAGCATCCGCCACTCCGCCGTCGGCACCCCGGCGGCGCGGAAGAGTCGCTTCGAGAGGTCCTTGTCCATCGCGAGCGCGCTGCCCAACACGCCGCTTCCCGTGTAGCGGATCCCGGCGAGGTCGAGCAGGGCCTGGATGGTCCCGTCCTCTCCGGCGCCGCCATGGAGGGCCAGCCACGTCACGTCCGCAGCCTTCGCCGCGGACAGCACCGCAAAGGGATCCGGATGCGGATCCGCCTCCGTCACCTGATGCCCGCGCTCCCGCAGTGCCGCGGCGACGCGCGTGCCGCTCGAAAGCGACACCTCGCGTTCCGCCGAACTCCCGCCGAGCAAGACCAGGATCTTCACGTCAGCGCGCCATCAGGAACTGCAGCAGGTCGCTGCGCGTGAGGATTCCCTGCACCGTGCCGTGGTCGCGCACGAGGACGGCCGGATTGTTCCGCCCGAGCATCTTCACGGCGGCATCGGCCGCCGTGGTCGCGTCCACCATCGGGAACGGCGCTTCCATCACGTCGCTCACCGTCTTGTCGAGCACCTTGGTATCCTCGAGGCCGCGCACGCTGAGCACCTGCTCGCTCACCGAACCCACGCAGGCCGCGCCGTCCATCACCGGCAACTGCGACACATCATGCAGGCGCATCAAGCCGAGCGCCTGCCGCACGAGCTGTCCGGGCTGCGCGCTCACGAGCGCGGGGATCTGTCCACCCTTCGCGGCGAGCAACTGGCCGAGCGTCACCTTCTCCGCATCGAGCAACTGGTTCTCGCGCATCCATTCGTCGTTGAACAGCTTCGAGAGATAGCGCTCGCCCGTGTCGCAGAGCACGGTGACCACGCAGGCATCGGGGTCGTTCACGCGCCGGGCCACGCTCAGCGCCGCGTGCGCGATCAGTCCCGCGCTACCACCGACGAACAGGCCCTCCTCGCGCGTGAGCCGCCGCGCCATCGTGAACGCATCGCGGTCGCTGACGGTGATGAAGTCATCGACGAGTGCGAGATCCAGCGTGCCTGGCACCTTGTCCTGCCCGATGCCTTCCACCTTGTACGGCGCACCCTGCGGCATCGTCTTGCCCCCGCTGCGCCACACCTCGGCGAGGATCGAGCCCACCGGATCCGCGCCCACGATCTGGATCTTCGGGTTCTTCTTCTTGAGGTAGCGCGCCACGCCGGTGATCGTGCCGCCCGTACCGGCGCCCGCCACGAAGTGCGTGATCTTCCCGTCCGTCTGCTCCCAGAGC is a window from the Pseudogemmatithrix spongiicola genome containing:
- a CDS encoding cystathionine beta-synthase, which encodes MSDQHPRHKTPYAHVLDTIAWTPLIRLNKVTAGIRTPVYGKAEFFNPGGSVKDRIGLPMIERFEAEGKLKPGGTIVEGTSGNTGVGLAIAAALKGYKCIFTMPDKMSQEKVRLLKAFGADVIITPTAVPPEHPDSYTSMAKRIAKETPGAVLADQFYNQANPEAHEATTGPELWEQTDGKITHFVAGAGTGGTITGVARYLKKKNPKIQIVGADPVGSILAEVWRSGGKTMPQGAPYKVEGIGQDKVPGTLDLALVDDFITVSDRDAFTMARRLTREEGLFVGGSAGLIAHAALSVARRVNDPDACVVTVLCDTGERYLSKLFNDEWMRENQLLDAEKVTLGQLLAAKGGQIPALVSAQPGQLVRQALGLMRLHDVSQLPVMDGAACVGSVSEQVLSVRGLEDTKVLDKTVSDVMEAPFPMVDATTAADAAVKMLGRNNPAVLVRDHGTVQGILTRSDLLQFLMAR
- a CDS encoding D-alanine--D-alanine ligase, which translates into the protein MKILVLLGGSSAEREVSLSSGTRVAAALRERGHQVTEADPHPDPFAVLSAAKAADVTWLALHGGAGEDGTIQALLDLAGIRYTGSGVLGSALAMDKDLSKRLFRAAGVPTAEWRMLDAATQVRWREPAYAAETFAALGPKVVVKPSKQGSTVGLSIIEDPSALPAAIALAFEHDDEVMLEAFVPGRELTVGVLGGTALPVGEIIPKHDIYDYECKYTPGMAEELFPAPIPDAVRDEVQRLALQAYAALKLRGCARVDFRYDPSGRLFCLEANTLPGMTGTSLVPQAAQAAGIGFPELCERIALEAVRG